One Aegilops tauschii subsp. strangulata cultivar AL8/78 chromosome 7, Aet v6.0, whole genome shotgun sequence genomic window carries:
- the LOC109781965 gene encoding phosphoglucan, water dikinase, chloroplastic has protein sequence MASLDPSLATAAARPRLAAPPPSSASAAALLLPRAGALLPGRRRLSGRFSCRAGSAASEITKEKSRADPSKSGSVLLQVCLEHQVKYGEHVGIIGSAKELGAWKQHVELDWTQDGWVCQLELPSEALVEFKFVIVSKGGNDKTWEGGDNRAIQLPKGGTLDIACNWDKTEEPLGPSGTPKVDRAPKHVVPQTAGDVSAASSAPGTDSSSFGGQWQGSEAVFMRSNEHGNKSSDRMWDTAGLGGMALKLVEGDKSSKNWWQKLDLVRRLVSEPVDDQSRLEALICSAIYLKWIYTGQISCSEDGGHYRPNKHAEISRQIFRELEKMYYTKGISPEDVLVIRKIHPCLPSFKSEFTATVPLTRIRDIAHRNDIPHELKQEIKHTIQNKLHRSAGPEDLVATEAMLTRITKNPGEYNGAFVEQFQIFYSELKDFFNAGSLFEQLESIKESLNDSGLEALSSFVKTKQSLDQVDAANIQVVMKTLQSLSSLRSVLMKGLESGLRNDATDAGIAMRQKWRLCEIGLEDYSFVLLSRYINGLEGSGGSASLAQCVAGNTSVWDDTLDALIIGVNQVSFSGWKPEECIAIGNELLSWKKEGLCESEGSEDGKYIWALRLKATLDRARRLTEEYSEALLSVFPENVKVLGNALGIPENSVRTYTEAEIRAGVIFQVSKLCTVLLKAVRVVIGSSGWDVLVPGVAHGALIQVERIIPGSLPSSIKGPVVLLVNKADGDEEVKAAGDNIVGVILLQELPHLSHLGVRARQEQVVFVTCEDDEKIADMRLLEGKHVRLGASSSDVELSVSDGNVSDISSEPAIIQKPSNSFSSPLATDELSNVSEPKSYTSGENGSSSVLELAEASVESSGAKAKACGTLSVLASLSNKVYNDQGIPAAFKVPSGAVLPFGSMEDALKKSGSLESFTSLLDKIETAEIENGELDTLSSELQAIVSLLSPTEEAIKSLKIIFPEDGRLIVRSSANVEDLAGMSAAGLYESIPNVSLSDPTNFGSAVARVWASLYTRRAILSRRVAGVPQGDAKMAVLVQEMLEPELSFVLHTVSPSDHDTRVVEAEVAPGLGETLAAGTRGTPWRLSCDKFDTDVATLAFANFSEEMRVLSSGPTDGEVVKLTVDYSTKPLSVDRTFRQKFGQRLAAVGQYLEQRFGSAQDVEGCMVGEDIYIVQSRPQPL, from the exons ATGGCGTCGCTCGACCCCTcgctcgccaccgccgccgccaggccGCGCCTCGCCGCTCCCCCGCCGTCCTCCGCGTCCGCGGCCGCGCTGCTGCTGCCGCGGGCCGGCGCCCTCCTCCCGGGGAGACGGAGGCTGAGCGGCAGGTTCTCGTGCCGCGCCGGATCCGCCGCCTCGGAGAT AACAAAGGAGAAAAGCAGAGCAGATCCTTCAAAGTCGGGTTCGGTGCTGCTCCAGGTTTGTTTAGAGCACCAGGTTAAGTATGGTGAGCATGTTGGTATCATAGGTTCGGCAAAGGAGCTTGGGGCATGGAAGCAACACGTCGAACTGGATTGGACACAGGATGGCTGGGTCTGCCAGCTGGAGCTCCCCAGCGAAGCACTTGTGGAGTTCAAGTTTGTGATAGTTTCgaaaggaggaaatgacaagacATGGGAGGGTGGTGACAACCGTGCCATTCAGCTGCCAAAAGGTGGTACACTTGATATAGCGTGCAACTGGGATAAGACAGAAGAGCCTTTAGGTCCTTCGGGAACACCAAAGGTTGATAGAGCACCCAAACATGTTGTTCCACAAACGGCTGGAGATGTTTCAGCTGCCAGTTCAGCGCCGGGGACTGACTCGAGCTCATTTGGTGGGCAATGGCAAGGCAGCGAAGCTGTTTTCATGAGGTCAAATGAGCATGGGAATAAGTCGAGTGACAGGATGTGGGATACAGCCGGGCTTGGTGGAATGGCACTGAAATTGGTTGAGGGTGATAAATCGTCTAAGAACTGGTGGCAGAAG TTAGATCTTGTTCGCCGGCTTGTGTCAGAACCTGTTGATGACCAAAGTAGATTGGAGGCTCTTATATGCTCTGCTATTTATTTGAAG TGGATTTATACAGGTCAGATATCTTGTTCCGAAGATGGCGGTCATTACCGACCCAACAAACATGCTGAGATATCGAGGCAAATTTTCCGTGAACTTGAAAAGATGTACTACACAAAAGGCATATCACCTGAG GATGTGCTTGTGATTCGCAAGATTCATCCTTGTTTACCTTCCTTTAAGTCAGAGTTTACTGCCACTGTCCCTCTAACACGAATTCGTGATATTGCTCATCGCAATGACATCCCACATGAGCTCAAG CAAGAAATCAAGCATACCATACAAAACAAGCTTCACCGAAGTGCTGGCCCTGAGGATCTTGTTGCTACAGAAGCCATGCTTACTAGGATTACAAAGAACCCTGGAGAATACAATGGAGCTTTTGTCGAACAATTCCAAATATTTTATAGCGAACTAAAAGACTTCTTTAATGCCGGCAG CCTGTTTGAACAACTGGAATCCATCAAGGAATCTTTGAATGATTCTGGCTTAGAAGCACTGTCATCATTTGTCAAAACCAAACAG AGTTTGGACCAAGTGGATGCTGCGAACATTCAAGTTGTGATGAAGACCTTGCAGTCATTGTCTTCATTGAGATCAGTTCTAATGAAGGGCCTTGAAAGTGGCCTTAGAAATGATGCGACTGATGCCGGTATAGCAATGCGACAAAAG TGGCGCCTTTGTGAGATTGGTCTTGAGGATTATTCTTTTGTTTTGTTAAGCAG ATATATCAATGGTCTTGAAGGTTCAGGTGGATCAGCTTCACTTGCACAATGTGTGGCTGGAAATACAAGTGTATGGGACGATACCCTTGATGCCCTTATTATTGGCGTCAATCAAGTTAGCTTTTCAGGTTGGAAGCCAGAGGAATGCATTGCTATAGGGAATGAGCTTCTTTCTTGGAAGAAGGAAGGTCTATGTGAAAGTGAAG GCAGTGAAGACGGCAAGTATATTTGGGCACTAAGACTTAAAGCTACACTTGATAGAGCAAGGAGATTAACGGAAGAGTATTCTGAAGCACTTCTTTCTGTATTCCCTGAAAATGTCAAG GTCCTTGGGAATGCCCTTGGAATACCAGAGAACAGTGTGAGAACTTACACTGAGGCTGAAATTCGTGCTGG TGTTATTTTTCAGGTCTCCAAACTTTGCACTGTACTTTTGAAAGCTGTTCGAGTAGTAATTGGATCGTCCGGCTGGGATGTTCTTGTTCCTGGAGTAGCCCATGGAGCCCTGATACAG GTAGAAAGAATCATTCCTGGATCATTGCCTTCATCCATCAAAGGACCTGTGGTTCTACTTGTAAATAAGGCTGATGGAGATGAAGAG GTTAAAGCTGCTGGCGATAATATAGTGGGTGTTATTCTTCTACAAGAGTTACCTCACCTATCACATCTTGGTGTTAGAGCTCGTCAA GAGCAAGTTGTATTTGTAACTTGTGAAGATGATGAGAAAATTGCAGATATGAGGTTGCTTGAGGGAAAACATGTCAG GTTGGGAGCATCATCCAGTGATGTTGAGTTGTCAGTTTCAGATGGAAATGTCAGCGACATATCTTCAGAGCCAGCCATTATACAGAAACCATCAAATTCGTTCTCTTCACCACTGGCTACAGACGAGTTGTCGAACGTGTCTGAG CCCAAAAGCTATACTTCAGGCGAAAATGGTAGTTCCAGTGTTCTGGAGCTTGCAGAAGCATCAGTTGAATCATCTGGTGCTAAAGCTAAAGCTTGTGGAACTCTTTCTGTGCTGGCCTCACTGTCAAATAAAG TTTACAACGATCAAGGAATTCCAGCAGCATTCAAAGTTCCTTCTGGGGCTGTGCTTCCATTTGGATCAATGGAGGATGCCCTCAAGAAAAGTGGATCACTGGAATCGTTTACAAGCCTTCTAGACAAGATTGAGACAGCTGAAATCGAAAATGGTGAACTCGACACCCTATCATCCGAGCTACAAGCAATAGTCTCGCTACTTTCACCAACCGAAGAAGCCATCAAATCCCTGAAAATAATCTTCCCCGAGGACGGACGGCTGATCGTCAGGTCCAGCGCCAATGTGGAAGACCTGGCCGGGATGTCAGCTGCAGGGCTCTATGAGTCCATCCCCAATGTCAGCCTCTCAGACCCAACCAACTTCGGGTCCGCAGTAGCGCGGGTCTGGGCCTCCCTGTACACTCGGAGGGCCATCCTCAGCCGCCGGGTGGCTGGCGTGCCCCAGGGGGACGCCAAGATGGCCGTCCTGGTGCAGGAGATGCTGGAGCCGGAGCTCTCTTTCGTGCTCCACACCGTCAGCCCCTCAGATCACGACACCAGGGTCGTCGAGGCCGAGGTAGCTCCGGGGCTGGGCGAGACCCTCGCCGCGGGCACCCGCGGCACCCCGTGGCGTCTCTCCTGCGACAAGTTTGACACCGACGTCGCCACCCTGGCCTTCGCCAACTTCAGCGAGGAGATGCGGGTGCTCAGCTCGGGCCCCACCGACGGTGAGGTGGTGAAGCTCACCGTCGACTACAGCACGAAGCCGCTGTCCGTTGATCGGACCTTCAGGCAGAAGTTCGGGCAGCGGCTCGCCGCCGTGGGGCAGTACCTGGAGCAGAGGTTCGGGAGCGCCCAGGACGTGGAGGGCTGCATGGTCGGGGAGGACATCTACATAGTGCAGAGCAGGCCACAGCCGCTGTAG